One window of the Mycobacterium sp. SVM_VP21 genome contains the following:
- a CDS encoding DJ-1/PfpI family protein, translating to MRTDEMSPTTIAMLIYPDFTMLDLFGPHQVLAGVPGVAVDLVAKTAEPVIGDSQVAVIPTKTFADCRPTYDVLVVPGTRSTHRMVEDAETLAFLRSVSADARYVTSVCTGSLILAAAGLLTGYRATSHWAFRRFLKAYGALPEDGRIVVDRNRITGGGVTAGIDFGLHLAAVLAGEDAAKVRQLVMEYDPDPPYMVGTPDRADTGTRIGAEQRLAPLVAAMAAAAERTVTPRRADHATN from the coding sequence ATGCGGACTGACGAGATGTCTCCCACGACGATCGCGATGTTGATCTACCCGGATTTCACCATGCTCGACCTTTTCGGCCCGCACCAGGTGCTCGCCGGAGTTCCCGGCGTGGCAGTGGACTTGGTCGCCAAGACCGCCGAGCCGGTCATCGGTGATAGCCAGGTGGCAGTAATCCCGACCAAGACCTTTGCCGATTGCCGACCCACCTATGACGTGCTGGTGGTGCCCGGGACCAGGAGCACCCACCGGATGGTCGAGGATGCGGAGACGCTGGCGTTTCTGCGATCGGTCTCGGCGGATGCGCGGTACGTCACCAGTGTCTGCACGGGCTCACTCATCCTGGCTGCCGCCGGGTTGCTCACCGGTTACCGTGCCACATCGCATTGGGCGTTTCGACGCTTCCTGAAAGCCTACGGCGCTCTCCCGGAGGACGGTCGGATCGTCGTCGATCGGAACCGCATCACCGGTGGCGGGGTCACCGCGGGCATCGACTTCGGGCTCCATCTGGCCGCGGTCCTGGCCGGCGAGGACGCCGCCAAGGTGCGTCAGCTGGTCATGGAGTACGACCCGGATCCGCCGTACATGGTCGGTACCCCAGATCGCGCCGACACGGGCACCCGCATCGGTGCGGAGCAGAGATTGGCGCCGCTGGTCGCCGCGATGGCTGCCGCCGCGGAACGGACCGTGACACCGAGAAGGGCAGATCATGCAACGAATTGA
- a CDS encoding dipeptidyl aminopeptidase, whose amino-acid sequence MGIATETGGRSIFFTDPVMNSMTRAMLGRVYTGAADTGETLATIDRITDGNLASWAHEWEATADRVAAIGDDCVRKGHRISGRNALLRAATYYATCVVVADGCTGPDLVRARTFAAYRRCWEQYLGLLDNPPQPLEIPYENTTMPGWFFPAPGEGPKPTLVMVNGADGAASYLWPGYGSEASARGYHVVVFDGPGQQRMLFERGIGFRPDFEHVLSPVVDATLRLPGVDPQRLALYAVSQGGYWAPRALAFEHRFTAAVIDGGVVNVSEAWQAMLSPELGELLAGGERDAFDAAIEQLPANVKRTFAWRAKPYGYVSFFDTFRESARYQITPELAAQITTPVLIADPDEEGYFAGQPQRLYDMIPNEKTLVRFTAAEGAAGHCEPMARSLAAQRFFDYLDDHLDATGS is encoded by the coding sequence ATGGGGATCGCAACCGAGACTGGTGGGCGTTCGATCTTCTTCACCGATCCGGTCATGAACTCGATGACACGGGCAATGCTCGGGCGGGTGTACACCGGCGCGGCGGACACCGGTGAGACGTTAGCGACGATCGACCGCATCACCGACGGCAACCTCGCGTCGTGGGCACACGAGTGGGAGGCGACCGCCGACCGTGTCGCCGCGATCGGCGACGACTGCGTGCGAAAGGGCCATCGGATCAGCGGCCGTAACGCGCTCCTCCGCGCGGCAACCTACTACGCGACGTGCGTGGTGGTGGCCGACGGGTGCACGGGCCCCGACCTCGTGCGGGCACGCACTTTCGCCGCCTACCGCCGGTGCTGGGAGCAGTACCTCGGCCTGCTGGACAACCCGCCCCAGCCGCTGGAAATCCCCTACGAGAACACCACTATGCCCGGCTGGTTCTTCCCCGCGCCCGGCGAGGGCCCGAAGCCGACGCTGGTGATGGTCAACGGTGCCGACGGCGCGGCGAGTTACCTGTGGCCTGGCTACGGCTCCGAGGCGTCGGCCCGTGGCTACCACGTCGTGGTGTTCGACGGGCCAGGGCAGCAGCGCATGCTCTTCGAACGAGGCATCGGGTTCCGGCCCGATTTCGAACACGTCCTCTCACCGGTCGTCGACGCAACGCTCCGGCTACCGGGCGTGGACCCGCAGCGCCTCGCCCTCTATGCGGTCAGCCAGGGCGGGTATTGGGCCCCGCGCGCCCTGGCCTTCGAGCACCGCTTCACGGCCGCGGTCATCGACGGCGGGGTGGTCAACGTGTCCGAAGCCTGGCAGGCGATGCTCTCCCCCGAGCTGGGCGAGCTGCTCGCGGGTGGCGAGCGGGACGCCTTCGACGCGGCGATCGAGCAGCTCCCGGCCAACGTCAAACGGACCTTCGCCTGGCGAGCCAAGCCCTACGGCTACGTAAGCTTCTTCGATACCTTTCGCGAGTCCGCGCGTTACCAGATCACTCCCGAACTCGCCGCACAGATCACCACACCGGTACTCATCGCCGACCCCGACGAAGAGGGGTACTTCGCCGGCCAGCCCCAGCGCCTCTACGACATGATCCCGAACGAGAAGACCCTCGTCCGCTTCACCGCCGCCGAAGGAGCTGCCGGACATTGCGAGCCGATGGCCCGGTCGTTGGCTGCCCAACGGTTCTTCGACTACCTCGACGACCACCTCGACGCCACCGGCTCCTGA
- a CDS encoding Rid family hydrolase, which yields MSTVEFIDTPGYGEVTRSRYSYSQALRVGDRVEISGQGGWDDDQVVSADSLEEEIDLAFGNVERTLEAAGATWHDVVSVKTYHVPSREDSIGDDHMAAVVDQFRKRAGKHLPLWTALGVKALGMPEMRIEVEVVAIIGSGG from the coding sequence ATGTCCACCGTCGAGTTCATTGACACTCCCGGCTACGGAGAAGTCACTCGTTCCCGGTACAGCTACAGTCAGGCGCTCCGTGTCGGGGACCGAGTCGAGATCTCCGGTCAGGGTGGATGGGACGACGACCAGGTCGTCTCCGCGGACTCCCTGGAGGAGGAGATCGACCTGGCCTTCGGAAACGTCGAAAGGACTCTTGAGGCGGCGGGGGCGACCTGGCACGACGTAGTGAGTGTCAAGACATATCACGTCCCGAGTCGTGAGGACTCCATCGGCGACGACCACATGGCTGCGGTCGTAGACCAATTCCGCAAGCGTGCCGGAAAGCACCTGCCGTTGTGGACCGCGCTCGGGGTGAAGGCGCTGGGGATGCCCGAGATGCGCATCGAGGTCGAAGTGGTCGCCATCATCGGGTCTGGGGGCTGA
- a CDS encoding glucose 1-dehydrogenase, whose amino-acid sequence MQRIEGKTALITGGTSGIGLAIARLFVEHGARVFVTGRDQHALCRVQDELGERCTAIRADVASVGQMRSLATQIGTAAGAVDIFVANAGIAYPTPLAETDEARYDQLMDINVKGVFFSMQAVSPLIRRGGSVILLTSFLNQVGRPGLSLLSASKAAVRSLARTWSRELLDRQIRVNAISPGGIDTPLQSQGRTEAQAQAVRDDLAARTPVGRMGTAEEIAQAALYLASDESRFVLGAELVVDGGISQL is encoded by the coding sequence ATGCAACGAATTGAGGGCAAAACCGCCCTCATCACGGGGGGAACCAGCGGAATCGGGTTGGCCATCGCCCGGTTGTTCGTCGAGCATGGTGCGCGCGTATTCGTGACCGGGCGTGACCAGCACGCGCTGTGCCGCGTCCAGGATGAACTCGGGGAGCGGTGCACCGCGATCCGGGCCGATGTCGCCTCGGTTGGCCAGATGCGCTCCCTGGCAACGCAGATCGGTACGGCGGCGGGCGCGGTCGACATCTTCGTGGCCAATGCCGGCATTGCGTACCCGACACCGTTGGCGGAGACCGACGAGGCGCGTTACGACCAGTTGATGGACATCAACGTCAAAGGGGTCTTCTTCTCGATGCAGGCGGTTTCGCCGTTGATCCGGCGCGGGGGATCGGTCATCCTGCTGACGTCGTTTCTCAATCAGGTCGGGCGCCCGGGGCTGTCGCTGCTCTCGGCATCCAAGGCCGCCGTTCGATCCCTGGCCCGCACCTGGTCCCGCGAACTGCTTGACCGTCAAATCCGGGTGAATGCGATTTCGCCGGGCGGGATCGATACACCGCTGCAGAGCCAGGGCCGGACCGAGGCGCAAGCGCAGGCGGTACGTGATGATCTTGCGGCACGCACCCCGGTTGGACGGATGGGAACTGCGGAGGAGATCGCGCAGGCTGCCCTGTACCTGGCCAGCGACGAGTCCCGTTTTGTGCTCGGAGCGGAACTCGTCGTCGACGGCGGGATCTCACAGTTGTGA
- a CDS encoding HD domain-containing protein, which translates to MTFPNPVSPSKGAVADNADLLTLPGTPLATAALELVQAAESPAIANHSVRSFLFARLLAPCIGLVAGSDFDEELLYLSCVLHDVGLSPLAKGDTRFEVDGADRAAEFLTGHGLEARKVDAVWEAIALHNTAVIPERMGALTSLTYQGIAIDFGGVLGLPDSHGEAVTAQIGAAIHHVYPRFNMATSVLDAVAGHAAMNPENAPRYHPPGEILRERSEFGTTYVEELIADGGSRWGN; encoded by the coding sequence ATGACATTCCCGAATCCGGTATCCCCTTCTAAGGGAGCCGTCGCCGATAATGCTGACCTATTGACGCTGCCCGGTACGCCGTTGGCCACGGCGGCCCTGGAACTCGTACAAGCCGCGGAGTCGCCGGCCATCGCCAATCACAGCGTGCGTAGCTTCCTGTTCGCACGGTTGCTCGCCCCGTGCATCGGACTCGTCGCGGGCAGTGACTTCGATGAAGAATTGCTCTACCTCTCGTGCGTCTTGCATGACGTCGGCCTGTCCCCATTGGCGAAGGGCGACACTCGATTCGAGGTGGACGGCGCCGACCGGGCCGCCGAGTTCCTCACCGGGCACGGTTTGGAGGCTCGGAAGGTTGATGCCGTGTGGGAGGCCATTGCACTGCACAACACGGCCGTCATACCTGAACGGATGGGTGCGCTGACGTCACTGACCTATCAGGGCATCGCTATCGACTTCGGCGGAGTGCTCGGTCTGCCGGATTCGCACGGGGAGGCGGTGACCGCGCAGATCGGCGCCGCTATTCACCACGTCTATCCCCGATTCAACATGGCGACGTCAGTCTTGGACGCGGTCGCCGGGCATGCCGCCATGAACCCGGAGAACGCCCCGCGCTATCACCCGCCGGGTGAGATTCTCCGGGAGAGAAGCGAATTCGGGACCACCTACGTCGAGGAGCTCATCGCCGATGGCGGTTCGCGTTGGGGCAACTGA
- a CDS encoding NADH:flavin oxidoreductase/NADH oxidase — protein sequence MTFRNRIWVSPMCQYMCLHGDGMPDDWHLVNAGTYAAGGVGLVVVEATGISPEARITTECAGIWNDAQRDRWSRVVDFVHSQNTRIGIQLAHAGRKASDYGVDTGRSGSTKPVEEGGWTTVGPSPIPFAGMDAPSELDSAGIAKVLDDFAAAAQRAVAAGFDVIEIHAAHGYLLHQFLSPLSNARTDGYGGSLENRARLLLEVVDRIRGVIPETTALFVRLSGTDWIDGGWTVDETARVARWAHQRGADFFDISSGGLAGDIFISVSPGYQVPLTERVRELGGVPASAVGKITSPDQAERILAEGRADAVFLGRELIRDPHFALRAAHELGAQIDYVPPPFRSASWA from the coding sequence GTGACCTTCCGCAATCGGATCTGGGTCTCCCCGATGTGCCAATACATGTGCCTCCACGGTGACGGGATGCCCGATGACTGGCATTTGGTGAACGCCGGCACGTACGCCGCCGGCGGTGTCGGCCTCGTCGTGGTAGAAGCCACGGGCATCAGCCCCGAAGCGCGGATCACCACGGAATGCGCCGGGATTTGGAACGATGCGCAACGTGACCGCTGGAGTCGCGTCGTCGACTTCGTCCACAGTCAGAACACCCGGATCGGCATACAGCTGGCACATGCCGGACGGAAGGCATCCGACTACGGCGTGGACACCGGGCGGAGCGGTAGCACCAAACCTGTCGAGGAGGGCGGCTGGACGACGGTAGGGCCATCGCCGATTCCGTTCGCCGGCATGGACGCTCCCAGCGAACTGGATTCGGCCGGCATCGCCAAAGTCCTCGACGACTTCGCGGCCGCGGCGCAGCGTGCCGTGGCCGCGGGATTCGACGTCATAGAGATTCACGCCGCCCACGGGTACCTACTGCATCAGTTCCTCTCGCCGCTGAGCAATGCGCGCACCGACGGTTACGGCGGGTCACTGGAGAATCGCGCCAGGCTGCTCCTGGAGGTCGTGGATCGAATCCGCGGCGTAATACCAGAGACCACTGCACTTTTCGTGCGGTTGTCCGGTACCGATTGGATCGACGGCGGATGGACCGTAGACGAAACGGCCCGCGTGGCCAGGTGGGCACACCAACGCGGCGCGGACTTCTTCGACATCTCCAGCGGCGGCCTGGCCGGAGACATCTTCATCTCCGTATCGCCCGGCTATCAGGTGCCACTGACCGAACGTGTCCGCGAACTCGGCGGGGTTCCCGCATCGGCCGTCGGCAAGATCACCTCGCCGGATCAGGCGGAGAGGATTCTCGCCGAAGGGCGAGCCGACGCCGTCTTCCTCGGCCGGGAACTCATTCGAGACCCGCACTTCGCGCTGCGCGCGGCCCACGAACTCGGGGCGCAGATCGACTACGTCCCGCCGCCATTCCGCTCGGCTAGCTGGGCGTAG
- a CDS encoding SDR family oxidoreductase codes for MTDLTGKRALVTGAARGIGTAIAVELATRGADVAITYQRSTDSAARVTGRIRSLGRKAVAIQADSADAAAVTSSVAAAVSHIGGLDILVNNAGVLYSAPLVETTLEQIDHLIAVNIRSVVLASQAALAYLPDGGRIVSLGSCLAERVAIDYATVYSMSKSALLSFTRGLARELGPRGITVNLVHPGPTDTDMNPADSAGADGLTALTALGRYSRVGDIASAVGFLVGPTAGNITGTGITVDGGMNA; via the coding sequence ATGACAGATCTGACGGGAAAGCGAGCGTTGGTCACCGGCGCCGCGCGCGGGATCGGCACCGCGATCGCCGTGGAACTGGCCACACGTGGCGCCGACGTCGCGATCACGTATCAGCGATCGACCGATTCGGCAGCAAGGGTGACCGGCAGGATTCGGTCGCTCGGACGGAAGGCCGTCGCAATCCAAGCCGACAGCGCTGACGCCGCTGCGGTGACGTCGTCGGTGGCGGCCGCGGTCTCGCACATCGGCGGACTGGACATCCTGGTGAACAACGCCGGTGTGTTGTACTCGGCTCCACTGGTCGAGACCACCCTCGAGCAGATCGACCACCTGATCGCCGTGAACATCCGCTCGGTGGTGTTGGCATCGCAGGCTGCGCTTGCCTATCTGCCCGACGGTGGCCGCATCGTCTCGCTGGGATCCTGTTTGGCGGAGCGGGTGGCGATCGATTACGCAACGGTCTATTCGATGTCGAAATCTGCGTTGCTGTCCTTCACCCGCGGCTTGGCCCGCGAACTCGGGCCACGCGGAATCACCGTCAACCTCGTCCATCCGGGGCCGACGGATACCGATATGAACCCGGCAGATAGTGCGGGCGCCGACGGGCTGACGGCGCTGACGGCACTTGGACGCTATTCGCGTGTCGGCGACATCGCATCGGCCGTCGGCTTCTTGGTCGGCCCGACAGCCGGGAACATCACCGGTACCGGCATCACCGTTGACGGCGGGATGAACGCCTGA
- a CDS encoding TetR/AcrR family transcriptional regulator, which produces MITPVPTPARQRRRGPELEAALLDAAWDELVEVGFAKLTMESIAARARTGVAVLYRRWANKDELVLAALEHYRTSHPVEIPDTGSLRGDLIATLTGMGRARAAFFAITAATVFSGLMAGSGLTPTQVRDRILGEQRLALIRTIYQRADDRGEIDLEQIPAAVLAMPFDLVRHDLLMDLEPVAPERIHSIVDELFLRLVHQDTSKRRRGEQIL; this is translated from the coding sequence GTGATCACCCCCGTCCCCACGCCTGCCCGCCAGCGCAGACGAGGGCCCGAACTTGAGGCCGCGCTGCTGGACGCGGCGTGGGACGAGCTGGTTGAGGTCGGCTTCGCGAAGCTGACCATGGAGTCCATCGCCGCACGAGCCCGTACCGGGGTCGCCGTGCTGTACCGCCGCTGGGCCAACAAGGACGAGCTGGTGCTTGCCGCGCTCGAGCATTACCGCACCAGCCACCCGGTCGAGATCCCCGACACCGGTAGCCTGCGCGGTGATCTGATCGCCACGCTGACAGGCATGGGCCGGGCCCGTGCTGCGTTCTTCGCCATCACCGCAGCTACCGTCTTCTCCGGGCTGATGGCCGGCAGCGGACTTACCCCCACCCAGGTACGCGACCGGATCCTGGGCGAGCAACGGCTCGCGCTCATCCGGACCATCTACCAGCGTGCCGACGACCGCGGCGAGATCGACCTGGAACAGATCCCGGCCGCGGTGCTCGCAATGCCCTTCGACCTGGTACGCCACGACCTGCTCATGGACCTCGAACCCGTAGCGCCCGAGCGCATCCACTCGATCGTCGACGAACTGTTCCTACGCCTCGTCCACCAGGACACGAGTAAACGTCGGCGCGGTGAGCAAATCCTCTGA